DNA from Cyprinus carpio isolate SPL01 chromosome B3, ASM1834038v1, whole genome shotgun sequence:
GTGGAgaacattttcagtgaataatgggTTACATTTCTGTCTCTTCTAAACATAGATTCATGGTATGTCTTCAGAAGATTTGGATTgtcacattaaaatgcatttatggcaTTTTCATGtggctttttgccatttttgagttgttcttcttcaaaatatattgatttgttcacagaagaaattcatatatGTACTTAATATTTGTACTtagtaaaataacacattttccaAATAACTATGAAGAACAGAACCGAGtggataaaaataatatatttgtggtacactgaaaaaataaaatatattggtgGAAAAACAATTTGtactaataaatcataaataatttgaattaagaATCAGCagctaacacattaaaattaaacatgaaagactgaaaaagtattttcttgtacgTACTccaataaactttgttttatttaactccgaaaaataaaattttcagtgTAAGCTGTTTCATTGGGGCTAATTCTTACACATGAATTACAATTAATTGTTGCTGCGCTGTGTACACATTTACCCATCTCTGTCAATAATTTAGTTTTGGCAAAAGCTGAAAGACTTAGCgtccttttgtttttgttttttttggtttttgtttgtttttttgaggctTTGGAGAATAAGCTGTGTGAATACTAAGCTTACAGCAGCCACCTGgatcagagagtgagagagaaactCGAATGTGTTTTCCAATTTGGGCGGAGTCACAGGAGAGGTGGCAGCCACCCGCTGCGTGTGTCTAAACGAACATGGAAACTGTCACCAAACCCGTGACCCGGGCCGCCCCGAACAGTATTACTGCCAGCAACAGGCCATTAAGCCTCTGCATCTCAAGCCGCATAAGATGAAGACAGTGGCCACATATAAActaggtgtgaaaaaaaaaacaacaagaacgtCAGAAGTTCATACAGTGGCCCTTCACTCTATAGTACTCAGCCTCATGACGTCTCAAAGCCAAAGCTATGATTTACTTTATTCTGAGGAACaaaaaaaagaggatattttaAACAAACTTCAGGCAGaccttttccatacaatgacaatACACCATAACTAGTTAACTTCATGTTTAAATTAGCTATATTATTAACTATACCCTATAACCCACACTTAAAAATTGCAACAACCACTAGGGGGCTTGAGTAAAACTTACTGtacaaatttaaaatgtctttaaaaataacaaaaaaacaattacattttaagtcACTTAGcaattaaaatgacagtttttaaatatgtccCCTCAGCAACtaacatttgattttaaacatttgagtTACAGATAGACTAGTAAGTTTAAGTTAACGTCCATTGTAACAAACTGTGCATTTGACGAACGTCTACAATACAACcacttttttacatatttattttgttttcttccattaaaaaagagcaatgttttgtaaaattgtgattatttattttaatttgtgatttaattatttagaGTGTCAGCCATAGTTTCTGTATAAAACAAGAGGTGCATCCAAATGTGCTTACTTGTACACTAAACATTAGTTTGACCGCACATCCTTCTTTTCCCCAGACATGTCCAggctgggatttctaaattggtcacactttgttttaaggtccaattctcactattaacaaaacattaactacGACCTTTGCCTCAgtgaactcctaatttgctgcttattaatagttagtaaggtaattgttaagtttaggtattaggtaggtttaggaatgtagaatatggtcatgcagaatatgtgctttataagtatgtaaaaagtatgttaataatatgcatgctaataagcaacttattaatagtgagaattggtccctatactaaagtagTCCCTAAATTGTCTAAAATGTCTAGGTTTtgcctttgtttgttttggtgttaaGGAAATATTTAAGTACTACAATACTAATTTCTCACTACATATTACATCACAAGTGGAAAAGGTTGCTCGAAACCTAAATTTATGTACAAACGGACCACCAACTGCAACTGTCagaagccatttttatttttagctcaacgaatgcacaggattgtgaaGGATGCATCTATTCTGccattaaaaatcaatcaaattataGAATCTTAGTGGACAGAATGTGACATGATCGCTGGATCTGGACAGGCCTTGTTGCCCTCCTACCTCTGTGTGCTGCCTGCAGAGGCTGCATTTTTTCACCTTTTGGACGCAGCCTATATGAatgtgtatttgcattgctttgacccttctctgtagatcccacctgcTCGCCACGCCACGATCGGGTGATTATGTACAGCGCCTGCATACTACTGGTCAAACTGATTTTCAGTTATTACCTTCAGCAATGAAGAAACCCAGGCATTTTaggcaataaaaaaaatccaacctGGACATGTCCAGGAAAAATAGGACGTATGCCACCCTATTTAGCCTGAATACTGTGAGAAGTGTGttcactccaaaaaaataaaaattcaacaagAAGTGTACTTCAGTTCAAATACCCGAATGATGCTGTTATTTTAAGTGTATAGTGTAAGGTATGTAATTTAACatgtaataaacataataatttaatataatagttaATTAGGACACAGCAGAAGTACAAGACAAAAATTATCTTTATGAGCGCGTATGTGTTTTGACAGTGGGGGACCAATTAAAAGGTTTAGAACCACCTTATCCAGAATTAGCTTCACTTTTCTAAAACTTTTAAGTTTAACCAACTGTTGTCAAGGTGGTTTAACTTGACATATGAATCATCTTTGGACCCAAACATAAGGTGAAGTACGTTATCTCTCCAGAACACGGGGGTTAAACTGGCTGAGAAGCAGTTATTGGCTGAAATTGCAGTTTATTAAGGAGCTCTCTGCATCTGCTCGGCGCACTGTTTATTCAACGTGACATTCACGGGAAGCCAGAAAAAGCCATGACAATATAATTTACAAGCGTGACTCGCATCAAGCGTGTGTAAGTGACGTAGATGAAGCTCAGTCAATCCGCGCGCTCCTCTGGCGGAGCCAAACTGCGCGCGCCTGAGTCTCTATATTAATCCGGAAAAGCGCCGCTGTCCGTTCAGCACCACCGACTGTGTGAACAGGCATAAAAGCGCTGACAGTCGGCATTTAACGCCAGAAACCGCTCTGGAAATCGCTCTTCGTTTGGACAGCTACTTGTTTGCGAGTGATTTTGTTAAAGTGACAGGGAGTTAAATGCGTTTGACGCGTCTGTGAGAAGGACTCCAACAGTTTGTTTAACATATTCACTGACTGTGCGAAGAGAGCAGCACTCGGGTTGTACTGGAAAAAGCTTTGGATTTCCAGGCTAACTACAGCTAATCTTTGTTTTTTCGGTCTTGTGCTTGTTTTGACTGATTTTTATTAGCGCGACGTCGTGGAGCTAtaggcattttatttaaataacaaactcaattttttttaaagatctgaTTTATTGTGGAATCTACgctaaacttttttttagatCTGATTTTATTGTggaatattttactgttttgttagTATAGGTAGtgatgagttttgttttttttttaatggtgattTTGTATGCGTCAGGGATCTTTTAAGTGGCTGGCGCGAGCGGCGCAAAGGGAAACCGCTTCGTGTGCACCGCCGTGCCAGCGGGCACCGACCTCAGCTGCCCGGTGGAAACGACCAACCGGGTCCAAAGCACAAGTCCGCAGGAGGAAGAGCTGCGGAATACTATCATTCAGCTTCGAGAGACTATCCTGCAGCAAAAGGAAACTATCGTCAGTCAGCAGGGCACCATCAAAGAGCTAAACTCCAAACTCGCGCGCTGCGAGGCGGACGCCAAGTCGCGGGGCAGCGCGCGCAGGAAGGATTATAGTAAAAACACGATGGGCGATCTGCCGCGTGACCCCACCGAGACTGTGGAGCAGCTGGGCAAGACCATGCAGAGCCTCAAAGACCGTCTGGAGAACCTGGAGGTGAGAGTTTATGCTGAGTTGTGCTAACGGGAATGTTAAGagagtttttttattcttttaaggaAAATAGAGCTCTAATGATCTGTGAAATTGGTCTTGCTTATTAGTGATGCTTGATTTACGACTGTCAAAACAAGGTCATAAGAGCCATGTTACGTGGAGCGAGGGACTTTTTCTATCTGGAGATGGGAAGTAGTAAGCAGATACAGATTTAgccattttttaaagatatactgATAGTGCAAAGAACTTTGCTCGTCACGTTTAAAAAAGATTCGATGattccattaagaacctttaacatacaTGGAACCACTAAAGTTATTTAGGCCTATGGTGAAAATGATAAAGTTAGTTATTAAAATGTCCTTCAAAAAgcggttcttttaagaactgtaaaCTGAAAGCTGTccttggggaacccaaaatggttcttctatggcatcgatGCACAAACCCCATTTTGGAACCAAGAGTGTTTCAGCTGAAATTGCAATCAGTGACCACTGCGTTTTTCAAAGACTCATACTGTATAATGCGGATAGCtgcacataaaatacaaaaagggCAAATTATACATTCGCAGAATTGCTGAAACTAAATGCACCAATTGACAAGGCTACTAGAAGATTTTGGTGTATTACTCAACTGACATATCACGTATTGTTAATAGCCAAGTGGATATGGAATATTGCCAATATGAAAAACCTGAATTCATACAGGGTCACTGGATAAAAAGGAATACTAATTTTCACTCTGGTGGggttaaattagtttatttcatttaactcTACATGTAATAAACCAATTTAACAAAACTACAAACTGAATAACAaccattttaactaaaaaaaaaaaaaaaaatggacccaCATGGTGTCTTCAACTATGTACAATTATTGTGTGCTTATATTTAAAAACGCCTTcttgtaattacatctgtaaataATTCCTGTAATTACAACTAcagaataatttgttttttttacatgtacacacattttacatgtacttactattataaaaacaattaattatgcataatgacTTGCAAGTAAGCCAAACCcaaatcctaaccatatagtaagtacatgtagttaattaatattactcagtacttaaaagtataattacactttaacaaggacaccttaaaataaagtgtaacctataaTATCactgttgacccttgttcttaaccctaccttaaacctacccatactaATAAACCTGTTCCTAACATTACATTCTTCACACCTCAATAATAGCAAGTGTTTTGTAGTACAGCACTGAATACAATACGTACATTGTAACTACAATAAAAAGGTGGTTACCTTCCATTTTTAACATAAAGAGATATTTCTACTTGACTCAACCCATATAAAATAGTTTGTTTGGTATAACTTAATATAATTAGGTTGATTCGGTgatcttaaattatatttttgactaacataataaacatttaaattttacatacatctaaatataatttaacattaaatataatttgatggAAGTACATAGTAGATGaagacacctaatataaagtgggacccccCTTTAAAGCGTTCAACATTAATTCAGCATCTCACAAATCCCCAGCAGTTCATTATGAACAATTTTGTGGCTATAACAGCACGAGGCAGATTAATATTTGGTGTATTTTGTCCTGCAGCAGCAGCTGCGTGCCAACACAACAGGTGGGATGTTTCCCAATGAGCTGAGAGACCTGCTGAAGCGCCGTCTCACTGACCTGGAGAGCCAGCTGCTGACCAGAGTGGCCGAACTCGAGGAGGAAAAGAGCCAGCTGTACAACGAGACAACCGCTCACCGACAGCGCACCGAGAACACCCTCAACTCACTGCTGGAGAGGATCACCGAGCTGGAGAAAAGTATGGTTGCTATCAGACATGAATTATTCAGTCAGTCATGTCAAATGAAATAGAATCCATCATTTTCTCTTACTGATGTGGTGCCCTACCagttcaaaacatcttctttttaCCTGCTGTCCCCAGTATGGGATATGGTAGACTAGTCAAAGCCCTTTCTCACTCAATGTAAGCGCCATACACTTTGAACTCCACATGAAACCATTGCAGAAAGCACCACCGAAGGGCAACGAGCTGGTAAAGAAAGCATGCATGAGATATACACATATTCACAGCGAAAATATGTATTTGAGCTTAGAAGAGGAAAAAAGTCCTTCCGATTGTTTTGATATATCACAGAACAAAAGCAGTCCTTGAGGGGAAAGCATACTAAACAAACATCGCATGACAGCAAATAAAGGATgagaaagtattgaaaaaaaacaacaacaaaacaaacaaacaataaataattaaataaatatcgcTCAACTTTGAAGTCAGAAAGAGTTTTTAATGGTCTTAAAAGACGCCTTTGttctcaccaaggatgcatttacttgattaaaaaatatagtaatattgtgaaatattatttcattttaaaataactgttttctgtttttattcctgtgatgaaaaactgaattttcagcatcattactcaagtgtcacacgatccttcagaaatcactctaacaTAATTTTGAAAACATCATCGTTTTGTGGAAAccgcaatacatttttttcaggattctttgatgaacagaacatttaaaaaaaaatttgtttaaaaaagcattcatgtgaattagattttttctaacattatgaatgtctttactgcccTACCTGATCTCATTAAGAAAACATTCTGTACCTGTGGGAACTTTTTCGCAAGATGCGATATATGTACCAATAATTACATATCACTGCTGTTACCACACTACAGGTGGTAAAACAGCTAGCATTTGTGATCGTTTTTGTACAGCTAGtatttgtgatctttttttttttaagtttttggaTATAAAGGTATTTTTTTAGCTGTTATTTTCAGTGGACATTTAACATCAAATATGTCACGAAACGTACATGGCGCTACGTATTGCGCATCTTGCAAAAAGGTCCCCTTAGGTACATTTTTGTCATGAGATAAGGTTGTTACTGTCACTATTAcataatttaatgcttccttaaTGAATCaaagtattagttttttgtttttttatcttactgaccccaaaattttgaatggtaatataaactaataaacatgGGTAAATTTCAACTTAGGTGCAAAGTTATGGGGAGCAGTCATGGCAAAGGCAGCAGTGCATCCATCATGCATATTGCTTGTAAATCATTGGCTGCATTTTGAAAGGTCACTGCTTGACCAGCGCTCAACACAGCATCAGGGGAAACCTTAAGCTAATGCTTCACTGCATAAACTTCAATGCATTGGGCCAATTTTATGTTTAAAGGTGAAACAAAGGTACCACCGTGGCAGAATGTGTTGGCTGTGGCAGATTTAGTTTTGTGTGAGAATGTCTGCATGTAAATGAACTGGTTATTTACAATCATTTGTTTGGCTTGACTGCTCCTTTTGGCCTTTTGGATATTGGATTTATGCAGGCCCCATCTGTAAGCACTGGATGGCCACATTATCCTGTTGTATTCAGAATTCATCCTTCAGTGTAAACCTCTCCCTTGATTCTCTTTGCAGGTAACAGTGCATTCAAATCTCCAGAGGACTTTAAGGTGTCTCTGCCTCTGCGCACCAACTACCTGTATGGCCGCATCAAGAAGAGCTTGCCAGAGATGTACGCCTTCACTGTGTGTATGTGGCTCAAGTCCAGTGCCAGTCCTGGAATCGGAACCCCGTTCTCTTATGGCGTCCCGGGACAAGCCAATGAGATTGTGCTGATAGAGTGGGGAAACAGCCCCATGGAGCTGCTCGTCAATGATAAGGTAAGTGAGCCTTTATGAGATACAGCAAagctatttgtgtttttaatcattgTGTTTCTTTGGAACAATGTCAGATTTTTCCTAGTATTGAATaacaatctaattaaaataataattgttttgttgaCAATGAATAAAAACCTGGCAATATATCATAGGTGCTTTTGTCTTAAAAATAGCACTTGTCTAAATATGATTCATAGAAAAATATgctagttcattttaaatggtccCTAAAGGTTTCTCAAATAAAAGGTTTTCACagcctgatttttattttaatacaaattacacGAAGGGGCTTGAAGATCAAATACTAATTAAACTGCCATGTGGTGTGAGATGTTAAATTTCATGTATTGTATCAAGTGTATAATTGTTGTGTAGTTTTCTTGAACTTATGTTAATTGAGGCTACActgaatatttgtacttttataaaattaatttgtcacaGCTCAGGACAACTActatgctcacacacacacacacacacgcatacacacacacacacacacacacacacacacactatttttcaTACATGCGGcacaaaatttcaaaaaagttttacCATACATACTGTAGCTCAGagacataaaattttaaaattgctCATTACGAggattaaaggattagttcacatccagaatgaaaatttcctgataatttacatCCAAGATGTTCaatactttcttttttcagttgaaaagaaattaaggtttttgaggaaagcaGCTTCGAAGGGCcctacacgatcccagccaaggaataagggtcttatctagtgaaacgatctgtcattttctaaaaaagaaaatttaaaatcaatgtactatttaaccacaaatgcttgcCTTGCACTAGCTCTGTGATGTATATCCATGACTTCACGCATTATgtaatcatgttggaaaggtcacgcgTGGTTAGTACTTAGTTTGTGAACTCCAGTTCAATAAGGTAGGGTAGGGCAAAAAACTCCAtatcattttctcctccaacatCAAAATTGTCTGACATCGTTTTACCTTTCTTTGTAAAGGGTGTTTGACTTAGTCCTTGCACattcgctttgtaaacactgggtcagtacttccacctactgtacatcacgtgtgacctttccaacatgacTATGTAATGTGTGAAGTCAAACTAGTGCAAGATGAgcttttgtggttaaaaagtatatatacagttgtgctcataagtttacatgcagaatatgcaaatgttaataataataaaaaaaaaaaaaagagatctcaTGAAACTTAACAtgtgtaaacttatgagcacaactatacatacatacacatatatatatatatatatattttatgagatatatatatatatatatatatttcaaatttctgattctgttcggaactataaaatttgatttcgtttctggttctgttcatcaaaatttagtttgtttccatttcgttttcgttccttgaaccggttcagagccctgattTTACATAATACTtactaaaatgatttaaaataaagcatttaaaaatgaattctctagaaaaaaaatgcagtaaaattctgtaaaagaaataaacagatttatattttatgactTCTTGATTCTGGAATCTTTTTAtggcattttcaaaaacaaagaaattgctaaaacattaataaaaaggaaataaacactGTTACCAGTGCACTCACTAATTAGATAAATCTAATTTTACTTACAGTATACAgtcaatatattaattttaaggaTGTAAGTAGTGTTAGGAGtgttgccggaacattgccgggtcgacttctgtgtgaaagcaaacacgtcccgggattgattccgggattgatcccgggttggggacctagtaacattgtcgggttcagtcccggaacgagcgctgtgtgaacaaaagccagaactaatgccgtgtcgtagtgatgacgcgcgttatcgcacgactcttttagcgtgttttgaaggcagatcaacgttcgcaacGAAAAAATATgcgcaaactgtaacgaagcagagatcagttagttccttactttccgcgctgaagctgagatcattcgccagcttaagtgaaagttaacgtgcctagtgttttcgactcgtacattacacatcacaccctgatatcacgtgtctttacgggacctttacgggttgtgtgtgaacgcactcacatattccgggtaatcactggcagtgtgaaagagcaaaatctagcgacccgggtacaaatgccgggacacattacccgtgtatttgccggaaacgcagtgtgaaaggggcttatgacATGCAGTTGCATGATTGTGCACCTTCAGTGATTCTCCCTGTTTGCAGCCAGTTCACAGCTTGGATCATGTGCAAAACAAAAGTGCTGCTTAATACACTtaataactaaaaagaaaaacttttgccttcaaaatgcaaaatatcaaCTGATATATTGACCTTCTCTACTGTATATATTCTTCGACTactagaaagttaaaaaaaagttaaaatggtgTTAAACTTTAGCACATAACTCATCCCACACCTCTAAAGATTAAGTAATGTTCTTATTTTATGGTCAGTCTTTTAGCCTGCTGTACAGTACACAGACTAGCATGGAGGGACTAGTGTCTACCAGAGACCAGAATGTAATAAAGACTAGTTTTATGGTCAGTCTTTTAGCCTGGGttaggtaggttttttttttttttacttaggcCAATAAACAATTGCTCAGAACACTGTAGTGCTTTTGTgcaccaattttattttttatttttacaggatACTCCACTAGTTTTAAATACCCAGTTGATCCATCTGTCAATAATatgtgaaatactatttaaagatAAATCATGCAAAAAATGCCTAAAAAGTTTGCCATACTATTACTGgttgatgttttttaattttttgagtgtctttgggatttttttttttagatttttattgttttgtacaaCTTCAACAAACCCATTTCTTAAAGATATTGCATGTTGACTATGTATGTTGGctgcagagagacacacaaaatattttcaaagttaGTTGATTAGCTTTCAGAGACTGTTGTTGCACAAGACCCTCGATGATTTCAAAGTTTAGTATTAAAGcacacataaattaattaaatatgtccTTTGTGGTTCTAAATCAAGAATATGAAACTGAGCTGCTTTTCTCTGGGGAAAATTAACTTCCAATATCTCATCTGTAAATGAGGTCATCATGTCTCAGTAACCATAGATGCTGTATCTCTGGATCATTGTGGAGGAGATTGCGCCATCACTGTTTTTTGTTGAGTGTAACCTGAGGGTCttgagagagcgagagattgGAAAAGAACTAGTGAtgccaaacgattaatcgcgattaatctccaaaataaaagtttttgtttatgtaatatatgtgtttgtactgtgtatatttattatgtatatataaatacacacacatgcacctatatatttaagaaaaaatgtgttatgtttatataataaatatatttttatataatataaattatatgaatataaatatatacatgtaaatgcaggcaaatattttcaaaatatatactgtatatgtgtgtatttatatatgcataataaatatacacagtacacacacatatattatgtaaagaaaaacttttattttggatgcgattaatcacgattaatcgtttgacagcactaaaaagaACGAATGAACTCTGTTGCCCTGCTAATTCCCCTGATACCTCACTCAGGAAGTGTCAGTTTGGCATCTTGCTTATTGAGAGAGGCATCTTGCCCCGCAGCCCTGCACAACATGCATTATACATGTACAGTGTGTGCATGtactcgtgtgtgtgtgagagtgtacgTCAAGCTGGAAAGAACAAGAAAGTGACGAGGATCGAGAGAGAAGCTGCCATGCTGAATGTGATTACCTGTCGAGTGTGT
Protein-coding regions in this window:
- the LOC109108126 gene encoding LOW QUALITY PROTEIN: neuronal pentraxin-2-like (The sequence of the model RefSeq protein was modified relative to this genomic sequence to represent the inferred CDS: substituted 1 base at 1 genomic stop codon); the encoded protein is MVILYASGIFXVAGASGAKGNRFVCTAVPAGTDLSCPVETTNRVQSTSPQEEELRNTIIQLRETILQQKETIVSQQGTIKELNSKLARCEADAKSRGSARRKDYSKNTMGDLPRDPTETVEQLGKTMQSLKDRLENLEQQLRANTTGGMFPNELRDLLKRRLTDLESQLLTRVAELEEEKSQLYNETTAHRQRTENTLNSLLERITELEKSNSAFKSPEDFKVSLPLRTNYLYGRIKKSLPEMYAFTVCMWLKSSASPGIGTPFSYGVPGQANEIVLIEWGNSPMELLVNDKVAQLPLSVSDGRWHHICITWTTRDGFWEAYQDGERLGTGENLAPWHPIKPGGVIILGQEQDIVGGRFDATQAFVGELSHFNMWDRVLRPIDISAMANCSAYMPGNVVPWVDANVEVFGGATKAALEICEDRLFDS